Proteins from a single region of Plasmodium brasilianum strain Bolivian I chromosome 13, whole genome shotgun sequence:
- a CDS encoding protein phosphatase PPM11 — translation MEFLSNIYDKVLSGYVFTDVFKYKTWQENIIGKDRNNNSNSSNNNNSNNNNINSSNNNNNNNNSSTSNNDANYVKKNLEEILGTFLKNGKISHSLWAQHKMFIGDEGIYLLGEVITICQIVEFIDSDDIEEVKSNEEFKKNILEELNRRILLKKKTEMLEEKIISNISMCNNNGNFDDFDDDDHGGGGGGKENEEEEDDDNNNNNSNNNDNDNDSINKNDSNNNNSNSRHNKSNNHNKSNNNNNNNSTNNGTNDSNNKDKTKIGDKSVVSNFVEMLCAGKTNKFGFCEYDQKFNNKYILNNSSNDRKSSKSVEHCILPFSEDYEHKYVCLLLNHSGTQEARILRFSKDCINTNKLLDTLKGTVIFLNELRFLFKFFRSQVVLKNRIYGEFCAYIKFHRSDPNFSGTKAMNEFFNSLNDSALKQLFFGLNEQNLNLLEEAISYCPIATYSFFKNIKLLKKINVNATRRTWKAVCGLQRLYKNLKKVKEKLSLEETRFNSNEHISLSPNRHSPVNNEDTLLLRPQGNNINSNEMKLMHTKELNFKRSSIVSATTNNNNSNYNSSTNSNYGITIGNKKVKNDLLSEHSDNKEYYYDKICNNSLDLYNEEKISKNYEINKLNNTCLYITSDEESLHIGRNNLNAKNELVETREMIDNNNRTLYDEHNKMVIDDNYKTTNEIGKTLNESKLVRENSLDDLRVNMVKLFKTYGGQCRIGKVQGRCEDATFQTDIPPTFGIFDGVGSWSLEGIDASKFSIGLSLACQREAEKLSKNLNGYAKVSYNTIIRSKLLLKNSLESVKKEYADAYGSSTAIVGILDEYTGKCGISSLGDSVCMILRREFLPGDINFERETYPKFPVESFLYFNTKGRNPSIVRKIIWKTTDQKWENGAPYQLSNLPDRSQWKDLENRGLHSFVKILEKVDIDGDSPDMALSPPSEILCMPGDLILLMSDGVSDNLFDEEIEAYCTFAISPEEACELGDPSVFTPAQDIAYSITNIAKRRSGDKLHCKPFYPFLGKYREPNKIYKGNKVDDISCVAIWVVCETEESVKNFATNPTEPSILETDKYYSNNYFQHFNKIMDMCTPTKTFIKEKNKIDRVNLQHGKIDSTQGSLLEDNYSHSTSPNMSNQFTANFFDSSETPIKFSTMDENKYQDLSDIVLKDVDDGEEEQEEEAEDADCHNVNDDSRNRKASDRHNRINEAHGEERFDGNFCSSDKFVEDMDLMRTPNSNSIKSLFKDQIFDRDDFDHTPKQRITDEHLDEHIERINNMYIKTPILHIDQTFKGNKGSIKQNKSTNKCKINKKTEQNIIQNMMHFETPKKQIVRIREKSNLVTTVNDSTLMNSFINNETPVKSFSSKDTSLKVDKKISKAKRKSLFSSDKIESPNKIGHTRKRNKKS, via the coding sequence ATGGAATTCCTAAgcaatatatatgataaagtTTTATCAGGTTATGTATTTACCGATgtgtttaaatataaaacatggCAAGAGAATATTATAGGAAAAGACAGAAATAATAACAGCAATAGTagcaacaataataatagtaataataacaatattaatagtagcaataataacaataataataataacagtagtaCCAGTAATAATGATgctaattatgtaaaaaagaatttggAAGAAATATTAGgaacatttttaaagaatgGGAAAATATCCCATTCTTTATGGGCTCAacataaaatgtttatagGAGATGAAGGTATATATCTCTTAGGAGAAGTTATAACCATATGTCAAATAGTAGAGTTTATAGATTCAGATGATATTGAAGAAGTAAAAAGTAAtgaagaatttaaaaaaaacatcttagaagaattaaatagaaggatacttttaaaaaaaaaaaccgaaatgttagaagaaaaaatcatTTCAAATATATCTATGTGTAATAACAATGGTAATTTCGATGATTTTGATGATGATGACCATGGCGGAGGTGGCGGAGGgaaagaaaatgaagaagaagaagatgatgataataataataataacagtaacaataacgataatgataatgatagtattaataaaaatgatagtaataataacaatagtaatagtagaCACAATAAGAGTAATAATCATaacaaaagtaataataataataataataatagtacgAATAATGGTACtaatgatagtaataataaagataaaacaaaaataggTGATAAGAGTGTGGTGTCAAATTTCGTTGAAATGCTGTGTGCAGGAAAAACGAATAAATTTGGTTTTTGTGAATATGatcaaaaatttaataataaatatattttaaataatagtagtaatgaTCGTAAATCTTCGAAATCTGTAGAGCATTGTATATTACCATTTAGTGAGGATTACgaacataaatatgtttgcTTATTACTTAATCATTCTGGAACACAAGAAGCTAGAATATTACGTTTTAGTAAAGATTGTATTAATACAAACAAATTATTAGATACATTAAAAGGAACAGTAATATTCTTAAATGAACTTCGattcttatttaaatttttcagaTCACAagttgttttaaaaaatagaatttacGGAGAATTTTgtgcatatattaaatttcatAGGAGTGATCCGAATTTTAGTGGAACTAAAGCCAtgaatgaattttttaattccttaAATGATAGTGCTTTGAagcaattattttttggttTAAATGAACagaatttaaatttattagaaGAAGCTATTTCATATTGCCCCATTGCAAcctattcattttttaaaaatataaaacttcttaaaaaaataaatgtgaaTGCTACTAGACGAACATGGAAAGCAGTTTGTGGCTTGCAAaggttatataaaaatttaaaaaaagtaaaggaGAAATTGTCTTTAGAAGAAACGAGATTCAATTCGAATGAACATATTAGCTTATCACCCAACAGACATAGCCCCGTGAATAACGAAGACACGTTGCTATTGCGTCCACAAGGTAACAATATAAATTCGAACGAAATGAAATTAATGCATACAAAAGAGTTAAATTTTAAACGTAGTAGTATTGTTAGTGCTACAaccaataacaataatagtaattacAACAGTAGTACCAATAGCAACTATGGTATTACTATAGgcaataaaaaagttaagaaCGATTTACTTTCTGAACATTCAgataataaagaatattattatgataaaatatgtaataattcattagatttatataatgaagaaaaaatatctaaaaattatgaaataaataaattaaataacacttgtttatatattaccTCAGACGAAGAGAGCTTACATATTGgaagaaataatttaaacgCGAAAAATGAATTAGTGGAAACAAGGGAAATGATAgacaataataataggaCATTATATGATGAACACAATAAAATGGTAATAgatgataattataaaactaCGAATGAAATAGGCAAAACATTAAATGAAAGTAAACTAGTTAGAGAGAATTCTTTAGATGATTTAAGAGTTAATATGGTCAAACTTTTCAAAACTTACGGAGGACAATGTCGTATAGGAAAAGTCCAAGGTAGATGTGAGGATGCTACGTTTCAAACAGATATACCACCTACATTTGGAATATTTGATGGTGTTGGTTCATGGAGTCTAGAAGGAATAGATGCATCTAAATTTTCCATAGGTTTATCATTAGCTTGTCAAAGAGAAGCTGAAAAATTAtccaaaaatttaaatggtTATGCAAAAGTATCATATAATACTATAATTAGATCGaagttattattaaaaaattcattagaaagtgtaaaaaaagaatatgcCGATGCGTATGGTAGTTCCACAGCCATAGTAGGTATATTAGATGAGTATACCGGAAAGTGTGGTATATCGTCGCTAGGAGATAGTGTATGTATGATATTGCGAAGAGAATTTTTACCTGGTGATATCAATTTTGAAAGGGAAACATACCCAAAATTTCCTGTTGaatcctttttatattttaatacaaaAGGAAGAAATCCTTCAATTGTTCGAAAAATTATTTGGAAAACTACTGATCAGAAATGGGAGAACGGAGCACCATATCAATTATCAAATTTACCGGACCGTAGTCAATGGAAAGATTTAGAAAATAGAGGATTACATAGTTTTGtgaaaatattagaaaagGTAGATATCGATGGTGATTCACCTGATATGGCATTGTCACCACCTTCagaaatattatgtatgcctggagatttaatattattaatgagTGATGGCGTTAGTGATAATTTATTTGATGAAGAAATAGAAGCTTATTGTACGTTTGCAATAAGTCCAGAAGAAGCATGTGAATTAGGAGATCCTAGTGTATTTACACCTGCACAAGATATAGCGTATTCAATTACAAATATTGCTAAAAGAAGAAGTGGCGATAAACTTCATTGTAAACCattttatccttttcttGGAAAATATAGAGAacctaataaaatatacaaaggTAATAAAGTAGATGATATTTCTTGTGTAGCTATATGGGTTGTTTGTGAAACAGAAGAAAGTGTAAAGAATTTTGCAACAAATCCAACAGAACCATCTATACTAGAAACGGATAAATATTATtcgaataattattttcaacattttaataaaattatggaTATGTGTACACCAACTAAGACTttcattaaagaaaaaaataaaattgatcGTGTCAATTTACAGCATGGAAAAATTGATTCCACACAAGGTTCATTATTAGAGGATAATTACTCGCATTCGACAAGTCCAAATATGTCAAACCAATTTACAGCTAACTTTTTCGATTCTTCGGAAACACCTATAAAATTTAGTACAAtggatgaaaataaatatcaaGATTTGAGTGATATTGTATTGAAGGATGTAGATGATGGGGAGGAGGAACAGGAGGAAGAAGCAGAAGATGCGGACTGTCACAATGTGAATGATGATTCACGAAATAGAAAAGCTTCAGATCGACATAACAGAATTAATGAGGCACATGGAGAGGAAAGGTTTGATGGGAATTTTTGTAGTTCAGACAAATTTGTTGAAGATATGGACCTGATGAGAACTCCCAATAGTAACAGTATAAAATCCCTATTCAAAGATCAAATTTTTGATCGTGATGATTTTGACCATACACCTAAACAGCGAATAACAGACGAACATTTAGATGAACATAtagaaagaataaataatatgtatataaaaactcCAATACTGCATATTGATCAAACGTTTAAAGGGAATAAAGGTagtataaaacaaaataaatctactaacaaatgtaaaattaacaaaaaaacagaacaaaatataatacaaaatatgatGCATTTTGAAACTCCGAAAAAGCAAATTGTGAGGATAAGGGAAAAATCAAATTTAGTTACAACTGTTAATGACAGTACACTAATgaattcatttataaataacgaAACACCCGTTAAATCATTTAGTTCTAAAGATACATCATTAAAagtagataaaaaaatttcaaaggCTAAAAGAAAATCTTTATTTAGTTCAGATAAAATTGAGTCACCAAACAAAATAGGGCACACAAGAAAGCGCAACAAAAAATcgtag